The following coding sequences are from one Leptospira mayottensis 200901116 window:
- the cyoE gene encoding heme o synthase, which yields MASPTFFSDWNQLIKPRVTSLVLATIIPGLYLASEQPPSGFLITVTLFGTFLMSSASFIFNQVIEKDRDAKMKRTSNRPIPSGRIGIPKATLVGTSMMGLSFYILSVYVNLLTALCALAALISYVFLYTIFLKPRTTQNIVIGGVAGCVGPLIGYAAIGNSLPIQAWILFTMIFLWTPAHFWALAIFLKEDYSDADFPMLPVVKGINQTTKSIFFYTILYSLSCVAFYFLEPSMSLLYLVIVSFVCIWMGILSYQLIQNPERQAAKKFFLFSIFHLFLVNITIVVDHAV from the coding sequence ATGGCAAGTCCCACTTTTTTTTCCGATTGGAATCAATTGATCAAACCACGAGTAACGTCTCTGGTACTAGCTACCATCATTCCTGGCTTGTATCTCGCAAGCGAACAACCCCCTTCCGGATTTTTAATCACGGTCACTTTATTTGGAACGTTTCTGATGTCCTCCGCCTCATTTATTTTCAATCAGGTGATCGAAAAAGATCGCGACGCGAAAATGAAACGGACCTCCAACCGTCCGATTCCTTCGGGAAGAATCGGGATTCCGAAAGCAACGTTAGTCGGTACTTCTATGATGGGATTATCCTTCTACATACTGAGTGTTTATGTAAATCTTTTGACCGCCTTATGCGCTCTCGCGGCTTTGATCTCTTATGTTTTTCTTTATACGATTTTTTTAAAACCCAGAACTACCCAGAATATCGTAATCGGCGGAGTGGCCGGATGCGTTGGGCCTTTGATCGGTTACGCGGCAATCGGAAACTCGCTTCCAATTCAAGCGTGGATTTTGTTTACAATGATTTTCTTATGGACTCCGGCACACTTTTGGGCTTTGGCAATCTTTCTTAAAGAAGATTATTCCGACGCAGATTTCCCAATGCTACCCGTAGTCAAAGGAATTAATCAAACGACAAAATCCATATTCTTCTATACGATTCTCTATTCTCTTTCCTGCGTTGCCTTTTATTTTTTAGAGCCTTCCATGAGCCTCTTATATCTCGTTATAGTATCGTTTGTTTGCATTTGGATGGGAATTCTCTCCTATCAATTGATACAAAATCCGGAACGTCAAGCTGCGAAGAAATTTTTTCTCTTTTCGATTTTTCATCTTTTTTTAGTAAATATCACGATCGTAGTTGATCATGCGGTTTAG
- a CDS encoding NADP-dependent isocitrate dehydrogenase gives MSEKTKIAIAHGDGIGPEIMDATLKILNAAGAKIDPIEIEIGERVYKGGHSSGIKPEAWDILRQTKVFLKAPITTPQGGGYKSLNVTVRTTLGLFANVRPCFSLYPYVETKHPSLDIVIIRENEEDLYTGIEHRQTNDTVQCLKLISRPGSEKIIRYAFEYARAYGRKKVTAMVKDNIMKQTDGLFHDIFKEIAQEYPELEANSQIIDIGAANLADRPQNFDVVVTLNLYGDIISDIVAQIAGSVGMAGSSNIGEIVSMFEAIHGSAPDIAGKNLANPSGLLNAAVMMLVHIGQPDIAAKINNAWLLTVEEGIHTGDIFKPGVSRIKVGTKEFADAVIGNLGHLPEKFKPVSFGKAKKIIIPEYNRIIQKKELVGVDIFLDWIGNDPNELANKLKSLSNDLMLKIITNRGVKVYPEGQPETFLIDHWRCRFVSKNALIKQEDPSYHPISHKQIAELLLKLDSAAFDTIKTENLYYFNGKRAFSLGQGE, from the coding sequence ATGTCCGAAAAAACTAAAATTGCGATCGCACACGGAGACGGAATCGGTCCTGAAATCATGGATGCAACCCTCAAAATTCTCAATGCGGCCGGAGCAAAAATCGATCCGATCGAAATAGAAATTGGAGAAAGAGTTTATAAGGGCGGGCATTCTTCCGGAATCAAACCCGAGGCTTGGGACATTCTCAGACAAACTAAAGTATTCTTGAAAGCCCCCATTACCACTCCCCAAGGTGGTGGTTACAAAAGTTTGAACGTAACCGTAAGAACCACTTTGGGACTTTTTGCCAACGTCAGGCCCTGCTTTTCTCTGTATCCGTATGTGGAAACCAAACACCCTTCTCTCGACATTGTCATCATCCGTGAAAACGAGGAAGACCTTTATACCGGAATTGAACACAGACAAACCAACGATACGGTTCAATGCCTCAAACTAATTTCCCGTCCAGGTTCGGAAAAGATCATTCGTTACGCTTTCGAGTACGCCAGAGCTTACGGAAGAAAAAAAGTAACAGCAATGGTAAAAGACAATATCATGAAGCAGACTGACGGTTTATTTCATGATATCTTCAAGGAAATTGCACAAGAATATCCCGAACTCGAAGCGAATTCACAGATCATTGATATCGGTGCCGCAAATCTTGCGGATAGACCGCAGAACTTTGATGTAGTCGTAACTTTGAACTTGTACGGAGACATCATTTCCGACATCGTAGCGCAAATTGCGGGGTCAGTTGGAATGGCTGGTTCTTCCAATATCGGCGAAATTGTTTCCATGTTCGAAGCGATTCACGGTTCTGCCCCCGATATTGCAGGAAAAAATCTGGCAAATCCATCCGGCTTACTCAATGCCGCAGTGATGATGCTTGTTCATATAGGACAACCCGATATCGCGGCAAAAATCAACAACGCTTGGCTCTTAACGGTCGAAGAGGGAATTCATACCGGAGATATTTTTAAACCTGGTGTAAGTAGAATCAAAGTCGGAACCAAGGAATTTGCCGATGCGGTAATCGGAAATTTAGGTCATCTTCCCGAAAAATTCAAACCCGTTTCCTTCGGCAAAGCAAAGAAAATTATAATTCCTGAATATAATAGAATTATTCAAAAGAAAGAACTAGTCGGAGTCGATATTTTTCTAGATTGGATCGGCAACGATCCGAACGAACTTGCAAACAAACTTAAATCTCTTTCAAACGACCTAATGTTAAAAATCATTACCAATCGAGGAGTAAAAGTTTATCCCGAGGGTCAGCCTGAAACGTTTTTGATCGACCATTGGAGATGTAGATTCGTGAGCAAGAACGCTCTGATTAAACAGGAAGATCCTTCGTATCATCCGATTTCTCACAAGCAAATTGCGGAACTTCTCTTAAAACTGGACTCAGCTGCTTTTGATACCATAAAAACGGAAAACCTATATTATTTTAACGGAAAAAGGGCATTTTCTTTGGGGCAGGGAGAGTAA